A window of the Kosakonia radicincitans DSM 16656 genome harbors these coding sequences:
- a CDS encoding Lrp/AsnC family transcriptional regulator, with amino-acid sequence MLDKIDRKLLSLLQQDCSLSLQTLADAVNLTTTPCWKRLKRLEDDGILLGRVAVLDAEKLGLNLTAFVLIKTQHHSSDWYCRFVSEVTQMPEVLGFWRMAGEYDYLLRVQVADMKRYDDFYKKLVNSVPGLSDVTSSFAMEQIKYTTALPIE; translated from the coding sequence ATGTTAGATAAAATTGACCGCAAGCTGCTCTCCCTGCTGCAACAGGATTGTTCGCTCTCTTTGCAGACGCTGGCAGATGCCGTTAATCTGACCACCACTCCCTGCTGGAAACGTCTGAAGCGGCTGGAAGACGACGGGATTTTGCTCGGTCGTGTTGCCGTGCTGGATGCTGAAAAACTGGGGCTGAATTTGACCGCCTTCGTGCTGATTAAAACCCAGCACCACAGTAGCGACTGGTATTGCCGCTTTGTCAGCGAAGTGACGCAAATGCCGGAAGTGCTCGGTTTCTGGCGTATGGCGGGAGAGTATGATTATCTGCTGCGCGTGCAGGTGGCAGATATGAAACGCTATGATGACTTTTATAAGAAGCTGGTGAACAGCGTGCCGGGGCTATCAGATGTCACTTCTAGCTTCGCCATGGAACAGATAAAATACACCACGGCTTTACCCATAGAATAA
- a CDS encoding PLP-dependent cysteine synthase family protein, translating to MNCSWVKYAINEINADAQRSADTHLIRLMLPAFPGINLYLKDESTHPTGSLKHRLARSLFLYGLCNGWIKEGTTIIEASSGSTAVSEAWFARLLGLPFIAVMPYCTAKRKIEQIEFYGGRCHFVDSACEIYAESERLAKELNGHYMDQFTFAERATDWRGNNNIADSIFRQMKNEPHPVPDYIVMSAGTGGTSATIGRYIRSQGYGTQLMVVDPENSVFLDYWQQRDASLRSTTGSKIEGIGRPRVEPSFIADVVDEMLRVPDAASVATAQWLETQIGRKVGASTGTNMWGALQLAARMCDEGRSGSIVTLLCDSGERYLETYYNPQWVATNIGDIDPWRAEIARLTA from the coding sequence ATGAATTGCAGTTGGGTCAAATACGCTATCAATGAAATTAACGCCGATGCACAGCGTTCTGCGGATACGCACCTTATTCGCCTGATGCTGCCAGCTTTTCCGGGGATCAATCTCTACCTGAAAGATGAAAGCACGCACCCTACAGGTAGCCTGAAACACCGGCTGGCGCGCTCATTGTTCCTGTATGGTTTGTGTAACGGCTGGATCAAAGAAGGCACGACCATTATTGAGGCCTCCTCCGGTTCAACTGCCGTCTCCGAAGCTTGGTTCGCGCGGTTGCTGGGGCTGCCCTTTATCGCGGTTATGCCTTACTGCACCGCTAAACGCAAAATCGAGCAGATCGAGTTTTATGGCGGCCGCTGCCATTTTGTTGACAGCGCCTGTGAGATCTATGCGGAATCGGAACGGCTGGCAAAAGAACTGAACGGACATTATATGGATCAGTTCACGTTTGCTGAACGTGCAACCGACTGGCGCGGCAACAACAATATTGCCGACAGCATCTTCCGTCAGATGAAAAATGAGCCGCATCCGGTGCCGGATTACATTGTGATGAGCGCAGGCACCGGCGGCACCTCTGCGACGATTGGCCGCTATATTCGCAGCCAGGGCTACGGCACGCAGTTGATGGTGGTGGACCCGGAAAACTCGGTGTTTCTTGATTACTGGCAGCAGCGCGACGCCAGCCTGCGCAGCACGACAGGCAGCAAAATCGAAGGGATTGGCCGTCCGCGCGTGGAACCTTCTTTTATTGCCGACGTAGTGGATGAGATGTTGCGGGTTCCCGATGCCGCCAGTGTGGCAACGGCGCAGTGGCTGGAAACGCAAATCGGTCGCAAAGTGGGTGCCTCTACCGGCACTAATATGTGGGGCGCGCTACAGCTTGCCGCGCGGATGTGCGACGAAGGACGCAGCGGTTCTATCGTGACGCTACTGTGCGACAGCGGCGAGCGGTATCTGGAAACCTACTACAATCCGCAATGGGTGGCGACAAACATCGGCGATATCGATCCCTGGCGCGCGGAAATCGCCCGTCTGACGGCATAA